The Solanum pennellii chromosome 11, SPENNV200 genome contains a region encoding:
- the LOC107003214 gene encoding dicarboxylate transporter 2.1, chloroplastic-like produces MTTPKSPLPTHNSPPSSPNHSPPSRPRRSCPPWKGAKLIPLAISIAIGLIFRFAVPKPNKVTTNAWQLLAIFLATISGLVLGPLPVGAWAFLCLTVTVVTKTLSFAAAFAAFTNEVIWLIVVSFFFSRGFIKTGLGDRIALCFVSWLGKNTLGLSYGLALSEAAISPAIPSTTARAGGIFLPIIKSLAVTADSHPKNDSSRKLGAYLIQSQLQCSSSSSALFLTAAAQNLLCVKLAEGLGVQVSSKWLTWLKASCIPAVISLLVTPVVLYKVFPPEMKDTPDAPLMARRRLQQMGPMKSDEWVMTIVMLVTVGLWIAGEAIGLASVITAMLGLTLLLTFGILDWNDCLSEKSAWDTLAWFGVLIGMASQLTTLGVVAWMSSAVGDFLESLSLHWFGSFCILQAAYFFIHYLFASQTGHVAALYSAFLAMCLAAKVPGLFAALALGYNTNLFGGLTHYSSGQAAVYYGAGYVELRDVFKLGIIIAIMNIVIWAVAGAGWWKVLGLY; encoded by the exons ATGACAACTCCAAAGTCTCCCCTTCCTACCCACAATTCTCCACCCTCCTCCCCTAACCACTCTCCTCCTTCTCGTCCTCGTCGCTCATGTCCTCCATGGAAAGGTGCAAAGCTAATCCCACTAGCTATATCGATAGCAATAGGCCTGATATTTCGTTTCGCGGTCCCAAAACCCAATAAAGTCACTACAAATGCATGGCAACTCTTAGCCATTTTCCTTGCAACTATCTCAGGCCTTGTTTTAGGCCCATTGCCAGTAGGTGCATGGGCTTTTCTATGTCTGACAGTTACTGTCGTCACAAAAACCTTATCATTTGCTGCGGCGTTTGCTGCGTTCACCAACGAAGTCATTTGGTTAATTGTTGTATCGTTTTTTTTCTCAAGAGGGTTTATTAAAACTGGACTTGGTGATAGAATTGCTTTGTGTTTTGTGAGTTGGCTTGGGAAAAATACATTGGGCCTATCTTATGGGCTTGCATTAAGTGAAGCAGCAATTTCTCCAGCTATTCCAAGTACTACTGCAAGAGCTGGTGGCATTTTTTTGCCTATAATTAAATCATTGGCTGTTACTGCTGATagtcacccaaaaaatgattctTCTAGGAAGCTTGGAGCTTATCTTATTCAATCTCAATTGCAG TGTTCTAGTAGTTCAAGTGCCCTGTTCCTAACAGCTGCTGCACAAAATCTGTTGTGTGTGAAATTAGCTGAGGGATTAGGTGTACAAGTATCAAGTAAATGGCTGACTTGGCTCAAGGCTTCGTGTATACCAGCAGTTATATCGCTTCTCGTTACTCCAGTCGTACTATACAAGGTTTTTCCTCCAGAAATGAAGGATACACCAGATGCTCCTTTAATGGCTCGAAGGAGACTGCAACAGATGGGGCCAATGAAAAGCGATGAATGGGTGATGACGATTGTGATGCTTGTAACGGTTGGATTATGGATTGCAGG AGAGGCTATTGGGCTAGCAAGTGTTATCACAGCAATGCTGGGATTGACGCTACTTTTGACATTCGGAATACTTGATTGGAATGATTGCTTGAGTGAAAAATCCGCTTGGGATACCTTAGCTTGGTTCGGGGTTTTAATAGGCATGGCATCACAGTTAACAACTCTGGGAGTCGTCGCCTGGATGTCAAGTGCTGTGGGTGACTTCCTCGAATCTCTTTCACTACATTGGTTCGGGTCGTTTTGTATCCTTCAAGCAGCATATTTCTTCATCCATTACTTGTTTGCTAGTCAAACTGGTCATGTTGCAGCATTGTATTCAGCATTCCTCGCAATGTGCTTAGCAGCAAAAGTTCCCGGTCTTTTTGCTGCGTTGGCTTTGGGATACAACACAAATCTTTTTGGCGGGTTGACACATTACAGCAGTGGTCAAGCTGCTGTATACTACGGAG CTGGTTATGTGGAACTACGCGATGTTTTCAAATTGGGAATCATCATAGCTATCATGAATATTGTCATATGGGCAGTAGCCGGAGCTGGTTGGTGGAAGGTTCTTGGCCTTTACTAA